One part of the Rutidosis leptorrhynchoides isolate AG116_Rl617_1_P2 chromosome 1, CSIRO_AGI_Rlap_v1, whole genome shotgun sequence genome encodes these proteins:
- the LOC139853590 gene encoding exopolygalacturonase-like — protein sequence MDKDSYIRRSICCWILFMALIVKNNGAVVDVKAKGAKGDGVTDDGPAIMNAWSQACGGPPPSSLVIPPGTYLVNPPAILKGPCKGPIEIKATGATFKAPPELAKFTAGKWMGFLNIDRLTMTGGNFDGQGQQTWKNNKCAKNAACVYPPNVAFTKITNSVIKDVTSTNSKFFHINILGCDNTIIDHLTVNAPGESVNTDGIHIGRLNGLNITNSIIKTGDDCISFGDGSKNVRVEKVTCGPGHGLSIGSLGRYPNEQPVQGIWIKNCTITNTMFGARIKSWAVGTPGTASDIHFEDIIMEKVGNPIIIDHAYCPSGNCPKGPTKVKMSNMSFRKIRGTSTTKVAVKLACSAGFCENVELADINLTFQGAGGGPATSECANIKPKVTVQVVPPPCPGGGAAPYRHTPVV from the exons ATGGATAAAGATAGTTACATTCGAAGATCGATTTGTTGCTGGATTCTTTTTATGGCATTGATTGTGAAGAACAATGGCGCCGTAGTTGATGTAAAAGCTAAAGGTGCTAAGGGTGATGGCGTAACTGATGATGGCCCG GCGATAATGAACGCTTGGAGCCAAGCATGTGGAGGACCACCACCAAGTTCTCTCGTAATTCCACCAGGGACATATTTG GTAAATCCGCCAGCTATATTGAAAGGACCATGCAAAGGTCCGATTGAAATCAAGGCCACCGGAGCCACTTTTAAGGCCCCACCTGAGCTTGCGAAGTTCACAGCCGGTAAATGGATGGGGTTTCTTAACATTGATCGGTTGACTATGACCGGTGGAAATTTTGATGGTCAAGGCCAACAAACATGGAAGAATAACAAATGTGCAAAAAATGCAGCTTGCGTATATCCGCCG AATGTTGCATTTACTAAAATCACCAATTCAGTAATCAAGGATGTAACATCTACTAATAGCAAATTCTTCCACATAAATATTTTGGGGTGTGACAACACAATTATTGATCACCTTACCGTTAATGCACCGGGAGAAAGTGTTAATACCGATGGAATTCACATTGGAAGGTTAAACGGGCTCAACATCACAAACTCAATTATTAAAACGGGCGATGATTGCATTTCTTTCGGAGATGGAAGCAAGAATGTTCGTGTCGAAAAAGTGACATGTGGACCAGGACATGGCTTAAGTATCGGAAGCTTAGGTAGATACCCAAATGAACAACCCGTACAAGGAATCTGGATTAAGAACTGCACCATTACTAACACCATGTTTGGAGCAAGGATCAAGAGTTGGGCTGTTGGTACACCAGGAACCGCTAGCGACATACATTTTGAAGATATCATAATGGAAAAAGTTGGAAATCCTATAATTATTGATCACGCATATTGTCCTTCTGGAAATTGCCCG AAAGGTCCAACGAAAGTAAAAATGTCGAATATGAGCTTTAGGAAGATCAGAGGAACATCAACAACTAAGGTGGCAGTGAAACTAGCGTGCAGCGCAGGATTTTGTGAGAACGTTGAGCTGGCTGATATTAACTTGACATTTCAAGGAGCGGGAGGAGGACCGGCCACCTCTGAATGTGCTAACATCAAACCTAAAGTCACTGTTCAAGTGGTTCCTCCGCCTTGTCCAGGTGGTGGGGCGGCACCATACCGTCATACACCTGTAGTGTAG